AATTATTTGAAAATCACTACCAATCCTCATGTTTGTAAGAAAAAGTTATCCTGAAAATAGACAAAACGTAATGCGATACGAtaatttgaaatactttttttgTCTTTGGTTTATGTTAAGGAATTTTAATATGCATTTTAATATGCTCTTCTTCAGGGTATAGTACAAATGCATGAAAGTGCTTGATACAAAAGCCTTTTATTATTTCTGACTgggttttactatatatatatatatatatatatatatatatatatatatatatatatatatatatatatatatatatatctatatgtatatatatacacacacacatatatatatatataaatatatatatatatatatatatatatatatatatatatatatatatatatatatatatatatatatatattgtgtatatatatacatatatatatatatatatatatatatatatatttatatatatattgtgtatatatatacatatatatatatatatatatatatatatatatatatatatataatatatatatatatatatatatatatatatatatatatatatatatatatatttatataaatatgtatatatatttatatatatatatatatatatatatatatatatatatatatatatatatatatatatatatatatatatatgtatatatatatatatatatatatatatatatatatatatatatatatatatatatatatatatatatatatgtatatatgtatatatatatatatatatatatatatatatatatatatatatatatatatatatatatatttacaacatccagtatatatttgtttgtatctgATTCCTGTCAATGTCCTTATctgtatctgtataaatatatccaTGCGAaatgtattaaaatttttaaaacgcCGGTATTGATAAACAATAGTTTTTAAGACAGGTTTAACTGAAAACCGAAGTAACCTCCATGTTCGGGCAAATTCCCTAATACCATTCTAAGACGAATTGATTTCGGAATGGCAGCTGCAGTTTCCATATTAATCTTATCCTCAAATTGCTATGGGTGAAATATGGAAGAGTGTTTCCCTTTCAAACGATGAAGTGTTATGTATCGCTAGACTTCCGccaataaatttgattttatagCTGTGTAACGACACATGAAGTATTACATGCAAGAGAACGAGTATTCGCTCACACCGGATGCCCTGCTTTCCTGTGAGCATCAGATAAATGAGAAAATTACTATGTATAAACGTTGTTAAACAGGCTATCTTTTGTGCCAAAAATACATGTTTTCCTGAGAAGTAGAACTACAATTTTAccttttagtattattttcttgtAGATATTGAATTCTCTGATAATAAACAGTTCATCTTTCTTTGTCCTCCTTTATTCAATCGCACAATTATcagaaaaaatactctctctctctctctctctctctctctctctctctctctctctctctctctctctctctctctctctctctctcttagacagtGACTTCTAATTTTGCATAGTTCGCCATAATTATCTTTGTAAATTACATTATTATAGGGTCATTCTTGTGTAGAACCTCTAAAGGTTTTTAACtcctttattttctgtttgctaaTTGTTTTTCCGAGACAATAAAAACGAGCAGTTAAAACGCAGAATTCGAGGAGTAGTTATTTGCAGTTGTTTccataaatattagattttttataaatacaacCTTGTCTAAGTAATACAGTATTTGATCATTcacatatgaaatatatgattgtgaaTTTTATTCAACGAACTATTTATATCAAAGAAATGTCCATCAATAGCTCTTAGAGGTTTGATATTGATAATCATACAACTAAAGTGAGTAAATATAAGATTCATTTATGTTAAATAGTAGGAAGTAGGACACCTCAACATTTTATCAATTTATGTCCAAAATAAACATCACGCTTCCTTTGTAAGTGTGTTAGCCGGCTTTGATTAATTAAATTTCTAAGGTTGTTAACATTCATTAATGAAATCGTGTTATACCTTCCAAtagttttcctttcctttttcaatAGGAGTCTGCTGATGTTGCTCAAAATGTTGCATCGAGACACATTGGTGACACATTAGACTTTCCTACCAGAATTTCCCATTTCCCTAtaaatctctttctctttctttttcatttcattacGTCAAAGGGCAAATAAAAGCCGTAGGTCAGGCAAGGCCTAAATAAAATGTCCTGATTACTACCACTGCCAGACTACGTTGGTCATTATGGTAATGATGCCAATAGGTATGTAGATGTTGGGGGTAAATCTGAATTCTTCCACTGATAGTGCAGGTACCCTCAGAATGAGTGTTCTTCTGTTGGAGAGAAATTCAACTTGAACATATATCCCCTCGTGTCATGCattatatatggtttttttttttttttttttttttttttttttttgcattcttatCTTGATAAGTGTTTTGATATTATTGGTTAAGAAGAATGCATCAAGCGATGAAGAGAACAACAGGATGTCTTCATAAAACACTTATTTGGTTTAACCTTGAGCTGACTAGACGTTATACTAATGACTGCAATAGTGAAGTGCAAATAGAAAGTCATTTTATTTAGAAAAATCCTTTGGAAATAACGTTTCTTTTTTGCCTGCGCATACTTAGAAAGAGACAGACGTTTAGAATGTCCTCTGCCTCAACCCAGTGCTAAAGGTTCAGGAAATGAACCTGATGACAAGACGAGAGCAACAGAACCCGTCTTGGGTTCGGAAAAGACAGACTTTTAAAGAGTGGAACACATCTTTTTAGGATTAGATATAACTTGTTGTGGCGTCTGAGATGCTGTTTTAAAGATTCAAGAGAGACAAGCTGTTTCAGAAATAAAAGAGAGGCCAGTTCTGACGTATGAAGAGAAAATGTTTTAAGGACTTAAGTGAGGCTATTTTTGGAGTCCAAAGAAAGACTTTTTACGAGTTAGAACACAGCTGTTTTAGGATGTAATGAGAGACTGCTTTAGGTGCTGGAACCGAGACAGTCTTTGAGGTTAGAGTAGACAACTTTAGTggttaaatatagatttttttatgatCTGGAATTGTATAGTAATTGGTAAAAAGACATATTTACGAGGgcttaaatgagttttttttttatgatttgtttgggggttgacaaaaaaaaaaaataagtccatGAGTTGAACTAGAGATAGTTTTAGATGCTGGAAAAGGTGAGAGCGTTCCAGAAGCGAGAAGGTAAACTTCCATAGGGTTATGAAGTGTGTTTTGAAACTTGAAAGATGCTACTTTGGAGGCAAGAGAAGAGAATATTTGTTGGGGGTTTAGAGGAGATAATTTTTTATAGTTAAAGGAAAGATATTCTGTGGAAAGAAACAATAAACTATTTAAGGGATTTTCGATAAGATCGACTTTTGTAAATACTTTAATAGCTCGGTATACAAATTCAATATGTAACAGGAGTAATCTCACAACCAAAAATGCTCATAAACCAAAACAATTCTTCCTTTAAGAAATAAAGGGAATTCGCTCGATGCAttccacatatttataaatacacgtaTTCACCCGTTTTTAAAGGTTTGTTATGttatataaagaagaaattaataaccCTTAATATcataaattaatacaaattaaaGATTCACAAGGAAAGAGAAGGAATATTAACAAATTAACTCTAGTTTTACTTCTGGGGAGAGTTGTGGTTGCCATGCAGAAGACTAGAGAGGAGGAAGACGATGGTGTTACTGTTTGGAGGGAGAATATCCCTCCATGAAAACGTTGGGTAAAATATAAGGAGATCTCTCTTTTGAACAGCGTTCACTATCACTAGATGAATCACTTAATTCACGTTTTTGGACACTTTGTCGTCTCTTTTGCATTCTTACGTTCAACCTTTACAAGGAACCTATTTAGAGACTACAGTGTTTCTATTTCTTTAAAACTGTAAGGAAATGAGCTTTCTTGCCATACTGAAGTCTTATCTGGGGGATATGATTTTAAGAAATTTTACAGGGTGTCCCACATTTTTAACATTTCCCATGTGTCACTCAAAGTGAGAGGTCTGTCGCTCTGTCCCTCCTTCCTCTCAGATGGAATGTCATCTTTACCTCTTGGTGCTCTACATTATACAACTCCAGCAGCTCCTCAGTCGGTAGCTGCTCATTGTGTTCCTAAAGCTGATCCCCGATGTTGTCCTTGACTACCTCCTACCCCATTGCCTTGTCCAGGGACACAAATTCATAATCAACTACTTACTCCATCATTGGTTCGAACCCCTCAAACTCACGCTCTACAATGCATTCAAGTCAAAGTTTCCTCCCTGCAGAATTGAGGTTTCCCTTGGTGATTTCTTTCCAGGCTTTAACAATTATTTTGAGGTAGCTTACAATGTGGAAAGTTAAGTTGGTAAGCTTGGTACCTTTGGCGACCTTGAAATTTCTCTGGAACATTGCCTTCATATagagttcttttatattttaatattacctGCTGACCCATGGACTGGAGAAATGGAGTGGTTTTAGACGCCAGGAACTTGATCTCGATGAATTTGAATTCTGCATCAAGAagtcttcaatggctggaggatgggcaggagcattgtccataagcaACTAGGCTTGGAGTGGGAGATTCTTCTTCAAAGGGTACTTTTTGACCCAATCCAAAAATAAAATGCAAACCATATTGTTTGACCTCTACATGGCACTAAGCTGCTCCTTCTTCACCTTGTACTTTTTAAATGCTCGTGTATTCTTCAAATGATAACCAAAACAGGATTGATTTTGCAATCTCATTGGCATTAGCACACAACATCAGTGTTAGACAGTATTTCATGGGCTCGTGACCAGAAATTGTCTTTTCTTCTGTAGTAATGAAGGTCCTCCCAGGTATCTTTTTCCAAAAGAGACTGGTCTGCTCACAATTTGAAACTTGCTGTGGCATGTAAGACTCGGAATCCATGAACCTTTCAAATTCTACAACGAACGTCTCTTCTACCTTGACATTGGAGCTCAAAGCCTCACTATTTCTCAAAACACTATGGATGCCTGTTCTTCTCTTGAAGTTTTCAAGCGAGCCATGGCTTGCTtttaatgttccttttttcttGGTGTGCAGACTTGCCTGACTCATTTTTCAAAAGGGAAGAATACAAGAATTCTACATTTTCACAAATTATGTTCCTGGTTATTGTATCTCTGGCTAACTGCTTCTTTTTTATCCACATGAGAAAAAGTTGTTGGCGTTACCTAGAATATGCGGCCGTTGTTTTGTCAAAttatgcaccttttttttttttttagcaacaactacattgatttatttttttgttcagGATTGTGAAAACTGTCAACATAAAAGTGTGCTTGTTTGCAAGGACTTTCAAATGCTCACCTTCATCATGCGAATTGATAATTTCTTTTTCCCCCTCGAACGTGATCATCATGTTTTCTTATTTATTGATAATCTTGAGGGGAATATTCGAGATGCTATACTTTTAACTTGATGTGAACAATATCACATCACAATTCTATGAAAAACCTGCAGTCATAAATTTACAGAATGCACACAAGGTAACAAATGGTAATGCTAGTACAAGTACGGCGGAGAGAGGGAAAGAGTTAAGTTATAAGCAGAGGATTTTataagcaacaacaaatgcagctatttctagttcactgcaggagaaaggcttcagacatgtccttatgcatgtctggggtttgaccagctttcatcaccacgctggccagtacggattggtgatgatggtcaaatttagtctgattgctcacagcaaaccaacttagactagttcagctttgctgatcggggcaatacacaaaccatttaaaggtattcctactcagaaaggGGTGGAACCAAATGGCGTAAAAGTTAAGTGAGCACTACATGTGAAAGGTATGCTTTGTGACTTTTGTGTGCATTACATGCTAGTCTCTTTAatacttttccacaaaaaaattCGAATACAGTAGAAATATTTTCTCGCAGACCAATGCAATGCTCATATATTGATTTGAAAATTATTACTTATATACTGATATGAATAGGTTTCGTGATATGCTGATTTTCTCGTATTCTGAGTTACTCGTAACCCAAGGTATTACTGTAGACTGTTTTACTCGTTACATGAGAGTCGTCGAACAGTATATGTATCATATTACGATGAATATTCAATCTCCTAAGTCAGAACATATTtatctttaaatgaaaatataatttttcccgaagcatacattttttttattctctcctcTGTAGATATCTGAGCATACGTCTTTGTatgttaaaaaagatttttttaatttgtaattatttatatcataaaaaaTTCGGAAGTatcttacactcacacacacttgtttatatatatatatatatatatatatatatatatatatatatatatatatatatatatatatatatatatatatatatatatatatatatatatatatacatatatacatatatatatatatatatatatatatatatatatatatatatatatatatatatatatatatatatatatatatatatatatatatatatatatatatatatatttatatatatatgttggttgctttgactgaccagatagtactacactggacccCTCTCTGTTTACGACTCCCATTTTTTGCCTACATATCcatcgaatagtcaggcctatttacatattctcctctttcctcatacgtctggcaacacttagataaccgaaaatttcttcttcgctcaatgggttaactactgcactgtaattgtttaatggcttttttcctcttgctaaaggtagaggggattctttagctatggtaagcagctcttctagtcttTTATGAGAAGTACTCtataaaatgaaaccattgttttcttgtctttggtagtgccatagcctttgtgttatggtcttccactgtcttggattagagctctttggcttgagggtacactcaggcgcactattctacttgtttccttatttcctctcctcactgtgctattttccatgCATGAGCtttgtgtttttccaactagggtcttagcttagcaagtaatatgtatatatatatatatatatatatatatatatatatatatatatatatatatatatatatatatatatatatatatatatatatacacaaacgtatatatgtatgcatatatatctatctatctatctatctatctatctacctatatatatatatatatatatatatatatatatatatatatatatatacatatatatatataaatatatatatatatatatatatatatatatatatatatatatatatatatatatatatatgataaatcttgcacatttagacgtgtttttatctttcttcgtggccgagtggtttagtcactgtctatacaagcttgccgaccatggttcgattccaggccggtcacaaactcttgtctttgtgtgattatgcctcgggctctgatcccgaggtcgttaagagaatccggacattaatgtatcaaaaatttatatggcttatttggatatatatatatatatatatatatatatatatatatatatatatatatatatatatatatatatatatatatatatatatatacaaattagccATATAatttactcccttaatatctgaattctctcttatacatcgggatcagacacccaagagggaatcaattcaaggataatagcttctggctgaccCGGGAATAGAacactggtccaggaagctggggcgacagtgacatagcatttaggtACCTAGAGAGATGAAAGTTGATGTCAATTCTCATATACTaatacctgtccaattcaggttttttgtacttaaaatatatggcctatttgaatagcaaaaacgtctaaatgtggaaaacttatcatatattattattattattattattattattattattattattatcattattattattattaattgctaagctacaaccatagttggaaaagcagagtgctccaacagggaatatagcccagcaaggaaaggcatcaagtaaaaaataaatatctcaagaataatagtaaaataaatatctcctatgcaaactataaaagctttaacaaaacataaggaggagcaattagatagaatagtgtgcccgagtttaccctcaaggaagagaactctaacccaaaatggtggaagaccatggtacagaggctatggtacaacccaagactagagaacaatggtttgattttggagtgtccttctcctagaggagctgcttaccatagataaagagtctcttctacccttaccaagaagaaagaacccactgaacatttacagtgcagtagttaactgctttggtgacgaagaattgtttggtaatctcaatgttgtcaggtgtatgagaacagaggagaatctgtaaggaatatgcAAGACTATgtaagtgtaagcaaagggaaagtgaaccttaaccagagagaaggatccaatgcagtactgtctggccagtcaaaggaccccataattctctagcggtagtatctcaacggctgggtggtgcccttgccaacctactacctaatatatatatatacatatatatatatatatatatatatatatatatatatatatatatatatatatatatatagatatatatatagatatatatatatatatatatatttatatatatatatatatatatgtatatatatatatatatatatatatatatatatatgtatatacttaatatatatatacatatatatatatatatatatatatatatatatatatatatatatatatatatatatatatatataggtatgtatgtatagatatgtgtgtgcgtgtgtatgtgtgtatctattgaTATAATCTACCCATTTGTCTATATCTATGtactaatgtatgtatatatatatatatatatatatatatatatatatatatatatatatatacatatatatatatgtatatatatatatatttatatatacatatatatgtatatatatactgtatatatatatatatgtatgtatatatacatatatatatatatatatatatatatatatatatatatatatatatatatatatatattgatatatatatatatatatatatatatatatatatatatatatatatatatatattgatacatatatatatatatatatatatatatatatatatatatatatatatatatatataaatatatatatatatatatatatatacttcagtatTCTATATGAAAAGTTTTTGAGTATATATTTGTAATGTGAAAACAATTGTTTCTATTGACTTTGGTACACCATATAATcgtatataaattacaaaatgaaCGCTTTATAGAGAGCGGGGAGAATAAGAGCATCCAACAAAAGAATATAGCCCATTGTGTTTCCACTTAGAATAAAGACAATCGTAGGAgacaattatcattatatatacaccAACGGACATCAATGTGGATTTGATTGCTTTCGAAAATATGCTTAATAGTTTAAAGAGAGAACAGACAACAGACAACACCGGTTTAATTcatacctttgttttttttttccatttcgaaACCAAAGTTCCACAATACATCGTAGTTTAGAATTTTTGGGGGAGATTGTTTGGGTGGCAAGTTTGTTATGCACAACTTGTAAAGTGGCACACAAATATGCAGCATGAAAATAACATATACATTAAATTGAATTTCAGTAGACATTAACACAATTATCAAGGGAACTGTCAACAAGATTttcatggaaataattttcatgaaaCAAATTTTATATGAAGTTTGTACAACATCTATTTGAAGTGGTATGGGAAAATTGTGAAGTATTTCAAAACTCAGTGACTTTAtcttatatatttgaaataaataatatgTAACTGCtaggaatcgagagagagagagagagagagagagagagagagagagagagagagagacttaacgcaTATCTAACTTCCATAATATTGAATGCACCAGTAgctaaagaaaaatatgtttttttatttatattttaacggTATTTGAACGTCCAAGCTCGTGCTCTTTCCAAATCTTACCTGGAGAATGTATAGTATCTCGTGATTGGTTATATTACATGGAAAATATAATAATCTGGCCATATATACTTATCGCACCAGAAAACATGTGTAATACCAGTGTTTTTAAAAATACCATGCAACAAGAGCTCGGTTAATTGCATAGAAAGAGCAGCCATGTATTGATAATTGAAAGGAACCCTGGACATGGAGACCATTATGAAGACTAATAAGTCATTTTATTTGCCTGGAATAGCAGCTCAGTAGAAAAGGCCTTGAGTCGTGGCAGGAGGAATATAGTTTTGAAGATGAATAGATAATGTGGAAGAAATTGAAACTTACTATTATCAGAATGGAAGTGATATTACTGGCAATGAAATTCAAAATCAGAGGATTTTAATGGtactgataatgataattctaCTTGCATCCACTTATTGAAAATTGACGTGCACTAGCTATTTATACGTTTCTGCAAAACAATATTATCATATATGAAGATGGAAAGAAATCAGTTAGTTAAGAAAAGAGTGAATTCCAGTAAAGTCTTATAAATTAGACAtctttgcacacacacaaacatacacactataAAATCCAACAAAGACATCCAAGATGAATTAAAAATTCACATCTCCTTCACAAGATCTGTTACCTTCAAATCGAGAGAGGCAGTTCCCCGTGGCCATGGATGGAATATATCATACATGAACGGATTTTATTTGCACATGTGATTTACGCAGAGGAACAGCAATCAATAAATCTGATTTAAGAACAATGTATCGGCATATGAAATTGCAAATAACTCTTGGATTGCAAAGCTATTCATCCCAAATGTGTTCATACATTTCCAAGAACAATCTTGGGCATCTGGAGGTTATTTAACTTTGTCAATATTCCTTTTTTCGTCATTTATATCCTACGACTCATGTTTATTTTTATGCCTTTATTTATCCTTCTTTAAACAATATCCATTCCAATCGACGTTGAACACTGAAGAAATTATGAAGCAATTTACTATCTCAAACTACTAGTTAattcctttcttctttccctcAGGTATTTTCTATGCATCGTTGGCCACAAGGGCATTATTCAAGGATTCATGAGCTGCATTAGCAGGTAAGCTTGAGTAAATAGATGAGGGTTTTacagttataattattgtttattttaatagAATAATTTATTGATGAATAGAATATccctaattcattaaaaaaaaaaaaaaaactctctaaaaTCACCTGATCTACTACCATTCATATAATTGTGCACTTATAAATACCGACAAACCATACATTCAAAAATATTGTTAGAAACAAGgaaaatgataatcatatttttcctatttttgttaTCCGTCCAAATCCATAAAAATTTGAAAGAATAATGCAGTTATTATTTTTCTCACGGACATCTtcaaattcattataattaaaactaACTGGTATTGTTCTTCCCCAATATTCGAACTCCTTTTCTGTGCTTGAAATCTACATAAACAGACAAATTTCAACTAAGTGTGCATTATCTATAAAATATGGTTTACAGCAACTTAAGACAGGGCAGAGAGCATTCGCTGATGCTTGATCTTTACGCCTATCACTATTATCTAACTCTTGTTAAAATGAAgggttgactgtatatatatatatatatatatatatatatatatatatatatatatatatatatataaatatatatatatatatatata
This genomic stretch from Palaemon carinicauda isolate YSFRI2023 chromosome 12, ASM3689809v2, whole genome shotgun sequence harbors:
- the LOC137650711 gene encoding tigger transposable element-derived protein 1-like, with the protein product MSQASLHTKKKGTLKASHGSLENFKRRTGIHSVLRNSEALSSNVKVEETFVVEFERFMDSESYMPQQVSNCEQTSLFWKKIPGRTFITTEEKTISGHEPMKYCLTLMLCANANEIAKSILFWLSFEEYTSI